From one Triticum urartu cultivar G1812 chromosome 3, Tu2.1, whole genome shotgun sequence genomic stretch:
- the LOC125545599 gene encoding S-norcoclaurine synthase 1-like, with protein sequence MSDPMDDAKPRNLGGSLPVPNVQALAARTDELALTPTLLRRYVRPQPNTVDLRPDAPAGAEQEHVPVIDLGRLLAGGRDEEAARLRSACEDWGFFQVVNHGIPEEILEEMKRNVMEFFALPLAEKAALAQEPGGVEGYGQAFVVSEEQTLDWADMLFLLTQPPSYRDLHLWPSRPSTFKNCLESYSVEVQRVAGELLGAMAENLGVRDHSDLTRLAASQSVRMNYYPPCPEAHVDRMLGLSPHSDAVGLTLLLQVSPVPGLQIRRNGGWLPVTPLPGALIVNVGDVIEVLTNGKYKSVEHRAVVNTREERMSMATFHNGNFGTTYGPLKEVVGEEEPRYRSVSVEEYTKLVFSSKLDGKNIMDAMKIN encoded by the exons ATGTCTGATCCGATGGACGACGCCAAGCCGCGGAACCTTGGCGGCTCGCTGCCCGTGCCCAACGTGCAGGCCCTCGCCGCCCGGACCGACGAGCTCGCGCTCACGCCCACCCTCCTCCGCCGCTACGTGCGGCCTCAGCCCAACACGGTCGACCTGCGCCCCGACGCCCCCGCCGGCGCGGAGCAGGAGCATGTCCCCGTCATCGACCTGGGCCGGCTCCTCGCAGGCGGACGGGATGAGGAGGCCGCCAGGCTGCGCTCGGCGTGCGAGGACTGGGGCTTCTTCCAGGTGGTGAACCACGGGATACCTGAGGAGATCCTGGAGGAGATGAAGAGGAACGTCATGGAATTCTTCGCGCTCCCGCTGGCGGAGAAGGCGGCCCTCGCGCAGGAGCCCGGGGGAGTCGAGGGGTACGGCCAGGCGTTCGTCGTCTCGGAGGAGCAGACGCTCGACTGGGCGGACATGTTATTCCTCCTCACGCAGCCGCCCAGCTACCGCGATCTCCACCTCTGGCCGTCCCGCCCTTCCACCTTCAA GAATTGTTTGGAGAGCTACTCTGTTGAGGTGCAAAGAGTGGCAGGCGAGCTGCTGGGAGCCATGGCGGAGAACTTGGGCGTGAGAGACCATTCGGACTTGACAAGGCTCGCGGCGTCACAGTCAGTGAGGATGAACTACTACCCGCCTTGCCCGGAGGCACACGTGGACAGGATGCTGGGCCTGTCGCCGCACTCGGACGCCGTCGGGCTGACGCTGCTGCTGCAGGTCAGTCCGGTCCCCGGGCTGCAGATCAGGAGGAACGGTGGCTGGCTCCCGGTCACGCCTCTCCCCGGCGCCCTCATCGTCAACGTCGGCGACGTGATTGAGGTGTTGACCAACGGGAAGTACAAGAGCGTCGAGCACAGGGCGGTGGTTAACACACGCGAGGAGCGGATGTCCATGGCGACGTTCCACAACGGGAATTTCGGCACCACGTATGGGCCActgaaggaggtcgtcggagaAGAGGAGCCGCGGTACAGGAGTGTCAGCGTCGAAGAGTACACCAAGCTCGTGTTCTCCAGCAAGCTCGACGGCAAGAACATCATGGATGCCATGAAGATCAACTGA